The genomic window AGTTGCTGTCCCTGCAGTTGCCGCTGCGCATTCGCATCGGCGAGGCCCAGGCGTTCGACCTCGGCCCGGACCCGCAGGTAACTCTCGTCGTTCGCGACCCTACGCTGCTGACCGAAATCACCCACCCCAGCCTCGATATGCTCGGTCGTGCCTACGTCGAGAAGCGCATGGACATCGAGGGGCCGATCGGTGAGGTGATCGCCACCGCCGACGCCTTGAGTGCCGCCCTGGGCGATGACGACGGCACTACCGACTACGTGCGCGAAAGCCACGACAAGGCCACCGACGCCGAAGCCATCCATTACCACTACGACCTGTCCAACGCGTTCTACCAGCTCTGGCTCGACCCGGAGATGGTGTACTCCTGCGCCTACTACGAAACCGGCACCGAGGACCTGGCCACCGCCCAGGTGGCCAAGCTGCGCCACCTGTGCCGCAAGCTGCGGCTGCAGCCGGGCGAGAAGCTGCTCGACGTCGGCTGCGGCTGGGGCGGCCTGGCGCGCCTGGCGGCGCGGGAGTTCGGCGTGCAGGTGCACGGCATCACCCTCAGCGAGGAGCAGCTCAAGCTCGGCCGTGAGCGCGTCAAGGACGACGGCCTGGAAGGCAAGGTGACCCTGGAACTGCTGGACTACCGCGACCTGCCGCGCGACGGCCGCTACGACAAGGTGGTCAGCGTCGGCATGTTCGAGCACGTCGGCCACGCCAACCTGGGCCTGTACTTCCAGCACCTGTATGACGCGGTGCGCCCGGGCGGCCTGGTGATGAACCACGGCATCACCTCCAGCGATACGGAAGGGCGGCCGGTCGGCCGTGGCGCCGGGGACTTCATCGACCGCTACGTGTTCCCCCACGGCGAGCTGCCGCACCTGTCCCTGGCGGTGGCGCGCATGAGCGAGGCGGGGCTGGAAGTGGTCGACGTCGAAGGCCTGCGCCTGCACTACGCGCGCACCCTGGACTTCTGGAGCGCCAACCTCGAAGCGAAGCTGGCCGAGGCGGCGAAGCTGGTGCCCGAGCAGGCCCTGCGCATCTGGCGCCTGTACCTGGCCGGCTGTGCCTACGGCTTCAAGAAGGGCTGGATCAACCTGCACCAGATCCTCGCCAGCAAGCCACACGCCGACGGCGGTCATGAAGTGCCGTGGAGCCGCCGGGACATCTACGCCTGAGCCGCCGCACGCCACGCCATCGGGCCCGGTTCGCCGGGCCCGCTGCGTTCGGTGTGCGACCAAAGATGATGTCGAAATGCTTGCATTGAAGGCGGGCAGAGGATAAACCGTCGCCTTCTTTTGGCTTGTCCCTGCAAATCATGGTGTCTTTGGTGTCTGAACTGTCCCTCGTCGAACTCACGCCGGCCCAGGCGCCGTGGCCGCTTCTGCTGCTGGCCGATCCGAGCCGCGCACAGATCGAGCGCTACCTGCCGCAGTCCCGCCTGCTGGCGCTCAGTGACGGTGAGGCGGTGCGCGGCGTGCTGGTGCTGACCGCGCGCAGCTGGGGCGTCGTCGAAATCACCAACCTCGCGGTGGACGAGGCATGGCAAGGCCGTGGCCTGGGGCGTCGCCTGCTGGCGGCGGCCATCGACACCGCGCGCGCCCTCGGCGCGCTGCGGCTGGACATCGCCACCGGCAATTCCAGCCTGGCGCAGCTCGGGCTGTACCAGCGCATGGGCTTTCGCCTGGCCAGCATCGAGCACGATTACTTCGCGCTGAACTACCCCGAACCCATCATCGAAAACGGCATCCGCTGCCGCGACCGCGTGCGCCTGGATATGGTGCTTTAAGCGCGGCGCCAGCGGCTGACCGCCACCGCGTCGTGGGCATGCAGGCTTTCGGCATGCACCACACGCACCTCGAAGCCCGCCACCGCCTCGTGCTGCACCAGGGCGCGATGCAGCCGGCGCGCGGCGTCCTCGCAGAACATCAGGTTCTGCCCGTTGGCCAGGGCGAAGGCCTGCTCGTCGGCGCGCTTCACGGCGGTCTGCACGGCGGTGCCGAGGGCATCTTCGGCCTGGTCGATCAGCTCGCGGAAGGCGAATGCCTGGGCCGCCGCCTCCAGGTCCAGATGCAGCCGCGCCTCGCTGCGCTGGCTGTGCGGCGTGGCGACGATGCCCTGCGGGCTGCCGAGCCAGGCGCGGACTTCGCTCGCGTTGAGTGGGCGGCCGGCGAAGTCGGCGTCGAAGCGCTCCTGGATCAGCTGCCGCGCCAGCGCCGCCGAACAGGGGCAGGTGGACGAATAGGGCAGGCTCAGGCGCAACGCCAGTTGCAGCTCGTCGTCCTGCAGGTGCGCGTGGATCTCGCAGGGGTAGCGCTTCCAGCCGCTGAGCGGGCTGACCAGCGCGGGGCGCCGCAGCAGCAGTTCGAAACGCAGTGTCAGGCTGGCGCTCCGGGAAAGTTGCGCGTGGCTCCTGAGGAAGTGTCTGAGCACCTCGCGCAGCAGGTGCGGTGACAGTTCCGCCTCGGCCAGCGCCTCCAGCGCCAGGTACAGCCGCGACATGTGGATGCCGCGCGCGTCGGCCTCGTCGAGGCTGACCCCGGCGTCGGCGAAGGCGGCGACACGCTCGCCAGCAATCAGCAGCGGTAGGGCGATGCCTTGCATGCCCACCCAGTCGAGCGGAATGGGCAGGCGGGTGGATTGGCAGGCGATGTCGGGCAGCAGGGCAGTCATGGGCGGGTCACGGTCGGCAATTGTTATAATATAACGTATTTGCTTCCGAACGATCCCGCAATGGCTTGGCAGTGCGTTCAGCGCTCCTGCTGCTTGCACCCGCTTACCCGACCGCAGGTCAGTCGCCCGCTGTCACCGGTGGAGCTGCTGAAGCGGCTGATATTGGTCCAGCCGATGCCACGGCTGGTGCCCACCCACACCTGGCCGTCGCTGGCCACGCCGCTGAAGAAGGTCAGGCTGCCGTAGCGCGTGCCGGTCTGCGCCCAGCGCCGTCCGCTGCTCGCCTCGACACCGCGCAGGTAGGTGTCGTGACCCTGGGTGGCGACGCTGTAGAGATTGCCCGAATCGTCCATGCAGGCCAGCACCGTTGCCGACCAGGCGCAACGCGCCGGCTCCTCGCCGGGGAAAGGCAGCGGCGCGGAACCGCTGGCATGGGCGAAGGGCGCGAACAGGCAGAGCAGCAGGGAACGGCGCAGCATCGAAGGTCTCGGCAGGCGGGCGGTGCAGAACATCGGTATCGCACGTCGCAAGGGCGCTGTCGACGCCATTGCGAAGTACGCATTGTTATAATATAACATAAGAGATCACTCCCTTCCCGGAGACGGTCATGACCGAACAGGAACTGCTCGCCCAGCCCGGCGAGGCCTACATGAGCGAGGCGCAACAGGCGTATTTCCGTGCGCTGCTGCTGGACCAGCGCGACCAGCTGCAAGGCCGCATCGACGAGGAATTCCGGGCGTTGCAGGACAGCGAGCGGGCCAGCGATGACGCCGATGTCGCCAGCCGCGAGGAGTCGCGGCAATGGCAATTGCGCCTGCTGGAGCGCGAGAAGAAGTTGCTCGACAAGATCGACCAGGCGCTGGAGCGCCTGGCCCGGGGCGATTACGGCTGGTGCGCGGAGACCGGCGAACCGATCGGCCTGCGCCGCCTGCTGCTGCGCCCCACCGCCTCGTTGTGCATCGAGGCCAAGGAGCGCCAGGAACGGCGCGAACTGCACGTCCGCGAAGCCTGACTACCTGGAGCCCCCGTGAACAAGCCCCTCCCCGTCACTGTCCTGTCCGGCTTCCTCGGCGCCGGCAAGAGCACGCTGCTCAACCATGTGCTGAAGAACCGCGAGGATCTCAAGGTCGCGGTCATCGTCAACGACATGAGCGAAATCAACATCGACGGCCGCGAGGTGCAGCAGGGCGTCAGTCTCAATCGCGGCCAGGAACGCCTGGTGGAAATGAGCAACGGCTGCATCTGCTGCACCTTGCGTGAGGATTTGCTGGAAGAGGTCAGCCGCCTCGCCAGCGAAGGCCGCTTCGACTACCTGCTGATCGAGTCCACCGGCATCTCCGAACCGCTGCCGGTGGCCGAGACCTTCACCTTCCGCGACGAGCAGGGGCGCAGCCTGTCGGACCTGGCGCGGCTGGACACGCTGGTCACGGTGGTGGACGGGCTGAACTTCCTTGCCGACTACCAGGGCGCCGACAGCCTCGCCGAACGCGGCGAATCCCTCGGCGAGGACGACGAGCGCTCGCTCAGCGACCTGCTGGTGGAGCAGGTGGAGTTCGCCGACGTCATCCTGGTGAGCAAGATCGACCTCATCGGCAGCGCCGAGCGTGACGAACTGCTGGCGATCCTGCGCCGCCTCAACCCCGACGCCGATATCCAGCCCATGGTCATGGGCCAGGTGCCGCTGGCGACCCTCCTCGACACCGGCCGCTTCGACTTCCAGCGCGCCGAACGGGCGCCCGGCTGGCTCAAGGAGCTGCGCGGCGAGCACCTGCCGGAGACCGAAGCCTATGGCATCGCCTCCAGCGTCTATCGCGCGCGCCGGCCGTTCCACCCGCAGCGCTTCCATGACTTCCTCGCCCAGCCCTGGAGCAATGGCCGGCTGCTGCGTTCCAAGGGCTTCTTCTGGCTCGCCAGCCGTTACCGCGAGGCGGGCAGCTGGTCCCAGGCCGGCGGACTGATGCGCCATGGCCTGGCCGGGCGCTGGTGGCGCTTCGTCCCGCGCGAGCACTGGCCGCAGGACACCACCGAGCTGCAAGGCGTGCTGCGCCACTGGCACGAGGACAGCGGCGACTGCCGCCAGGAGTTGGTCTTCATCGGCCAGAACCTCGATTTCCGCCGGCTGTTCGCGGAACTCGACGATTGCCTGCTGGATGACGAGGAACTGGCCGCCGGCACGACCGCGTGGAAGCGCCTGCCCGACCCGTTCGAGCCGTGGG from Pseudomonas sp. GCEP-101 includes these protein-coding regions:
- a CDS encoding GNAT family N-acetyltransferase, which gives rise to MSELSLVELTPAQAPWPLLLLADPSRAQIERYLPQSRLLALSDGEAVRGVLVLTARSWGVVEITNLAVDEAWQGRGLGRRLLAAAIDTARALGALRLDIATGNSSLAQLGLYQRMGFRLASIEHDYFALNYPEPIIENGIRCRDRVRLDMVL
- the dksA gene encoding RNA polymerase-binding protein DksA; the encoded protein is MTEQELLAQPGEAYMSEAQQAYFRALLLDQRDQLQGRIDEEFRALQDSERASDDADVASREESRQWQLRLLEREKKLLDKIDQALERLARGDYGWCAETGEPIGLRRLLLRPTASLCIEAKERQERRELHVREA
- the folE2 gene encoding GTP cyclohydrolase FolE2 gives rise to the protein MTALLPDIACQSTRLPIPLDWVGMQGIALPLLIAGERVAAFADAGVSLDEADARGIHMSRLYLALEALAEAELSPHLLREVLRHFLRSHAQLSRSASLTLRFELLLRRPALVSPLSGWKRYPCEIHAHLQDDELQLALRLSLPYSSTCPCSAALARQLIQERFDADFAGRPLNASEVRAWLGSPQGIVATPHSQRSEARLHLDLEAAAQAFAFRELIDQAEDALGTAVQTAVKRADEQAFALANGQNLMFCEDAARRLHRALVQHEAVAGFEVRVVHAESLHAHDAVAVSRWRRA
- the cfaB gene encoding C17 cyclopropane fatty acid synthase CfaB, whose product is MKANLPSELLSLQLPLRIRIGEAQAFDLGPDPQVTLVVRDPTLLTEITHPSLDMLGRAYVEKRMDIEGPIGEVIATADALSAALGDDDGTTDYVRESHDKATDAEAIHYHYDLSNAFYQLWLDPEMVYSCAYYETGTEDLATAQVAKLRHLCRKLRLQPGEKLLDVGCGWGGLARLAAREFGVQVHGITLSEEQLKLGRERVKDDGLEGKVTLELLDYRDLPRDGRYDKVVSVGMFEHVGHANLGLYFQHLYDAVRPGGLVMNHGITSSDTEGRPVGRGAGDFIDRYVFPHGELPHLSLAVARMSEAGLEVVDVEGLRLHYARTLDFWSANLEAKLAEAAKLVPEQALRIWRLYLAGCAYGFKKGWINLHQILASKPHADGGHEVPWSRRDIYA
- the zigA gene encoding zinc metallochaperone GTPase ZigA, producing the protein MNKPLPVTVLSGFLGAGKSTLLNHVLKNREDLKVAVIVNDMSEINIDGREVQQGVSLNRGQERLVEMSNGCICCTLREDLLEEVSRLASEGRFDYLLIESTGISEPLPVAETFTFRDEQGRSLSDLARLDTLVTVVDGLNFLADYQGADSLAERGESLGEDDERSLSDLLVEQVEFADVILVSKIDLIGSAERDELLAILRRLNPDADIQPMVMGQVPLATLLDTGRFDFQRAERAPGWLKELRGEHLPETEAYGIASSVYRARRPFHPQRFHDFLAQPWSNGRLLRSKGFFWLASRYREAGSWSQAGGLMRHGLAGRWWRFVPREHWPQDTTELQGVLRHWHEDSGDCRQELVFIGQNLDFRRLFAELDDCLLDDEELAAGTTAWKRLPDPFEPWESQA